In a genomic window of Pseudomonas oryzihabitans:
- a CDS encoding NAD(P)H-dependent oxidoreductase: MKVLLVYAHPEPRSLNGALRDFAVAHLQESGHEVQLSDLYAMGWKATLDAADAPHLAPGERFDAVLDSQRAYAGDVQPDDIAAEQAKLLWADAVILQFPLWWFSLPAILKGWVERVYACGFAYGVGEHSDSHWGDRYGEGTLAGKRAMLVVTCGGWESHYSGRGINGGLDDILFPIQHGILFYPGFSVLPPFPVYRTSKVDAAGFERLCQAYGARLDGLATDAPLPFRRQNGGDYEIPALTLRPELAPGRTGLGVHLREE, translated from the coding sequence ATGAAGGTCCTGCTGGTCTACGCCCATCCCGAACCCCGCTCCCTCAATGGCGCCCTGCGCGACTTCGCCGTCGCCCATCTGCAGGAATCCGGTCATGAGGTGCAGCTTTCCGATCTCTACGCCATGGGCTGGAAGGCCACCCTGGATGCCGCGGATGCGCCGCACCTGGCGCCGGGGGAACGCTTCGATGCGGTGCTGGATTCCCAGCGGGCCTACGCCGGGGACGTACAACCGGATGACATCGCCGCCGAACAGGCCAAGTTACTGTGGGCTGATGCGGTCATCCTGCAATTTCCACTGTGGTGGTTTTCGCTGCCTGCCATCCTCAAGGGCTGGGTGGAGCGCGTCTATGCCTGTGGCTTCGCCTATGGCGTGGGTGAGCACAGCGACAGCCACTGGGGCGACCGCTACGGCGAAGGCACCCTGGCCGGCAAGCGCGCCATGCTGGTGGTGACCTGCGGCGGCTGGGAATCGCACTACAGCGGGCGCGGCATCAATGGCGGCCTGGACGACATCCTCTTTCCCATCCAGCACGGCATCCTCTTCTATCCCGGTTTCAGCGTGTTGCCACCGTTTCCGGTCTATCGCACCAGTAAGGTCGATGCCGCGGGTTTCGAGCGGCTCTGCCAGGCCTACGGCGCCCGGCTGGATGGGCTGGCGACGGACGCTCCCCTGCCATTCCGGCGGCAGAATGGGGGCGACTACGAGATCCCGGCCCTGACCCTGAGGCCCGAGCTGGCACCGGGGCGGACGGGGTTGGGCGTTCATTTGCGGGAGGAGTGA